In Plasmodium chabaudi chabaudi strain AS genome assembly, chromosome: 10, a single genomic region encodes these proteins:
- a CDS encoding DNA replication licensing factor MCM2, putative translates to MDDKKKIDDELESSKYDIDEEDLLDDEGRLNEEERQAELEGSDLFEEDDGFVFGEEDEKKEIQKLRNLGLDNDEYDEDFIDDEVDYEDNLKARRAAERNIQLQRKQEGRYQKNKFWKALENHLGDDEEEDIFDKVAEKVAKRRENLHLSSDETDIPDLSNLESAKICLSVNPKDVIFDERYQQAADTCFRYFLHRFSLKDSMGLNAGQSPHLEDNETENMNDLNQYYIGKIEKMILNDKHTLIVSAKHLIQFHCENLVQWIEFKPEQILEVLHECLMVEAYRISPKLYKGRICKVVLKDWPYSTQLRNLRCTELNTLIKVTGVCIKRGYVLPKLRVMYLKCNSCDTTLSEVPIYFSDGKKPVLPRRCPHCQSATFSVDRIKTAYTDYQKITLQESPNSVPAGRAPRQREVVVTGDLVDKVKPGEEVEVLGIYKTKYDIGLNIKYGFPILQTEIEANNIERKEDIQLSELTDDDIKDIIKLSKDPNIRERIITSIAPAIWGHKDIKTSIAYALFGGVQKGGDKNNAKSNESGNFGIQNKDILNNFKGGHTIRGDINVLLLGDPGLGKSQVLQYIHKTNLRTIYTTGKGASAVGLTAGVRKDHTTNEWTLEGGALVLADEGICIIDEFDKMTDKDRVSIHEAMEQQSISISKAGIVTTLRARCAVIAAANPIYGRYDPTLTFKENVDLSDPILSRFDLITVLRDIPNVDEDFYLAEYVVTNHQLNHPKIENTQNYQKRIENLKNVIVSSSAYEPIPQDLLQKYIIYARTNCKPSLSDVPYAEISAKLSNFYSRVRQKASASGGYPLTLRHIESIIRIAEANAKMRLSQQIVSKDVDYAIATLLESYVSCQRFAVAKQLSKEFARYRALFRGGHEVLCELVRRAMQQTIQRENLKNASARDFQNDTESGTENETEFLNPNNVFLPLNIFMKTAMQNKFSEYQIVNWMKSKVFNEHYSVIKRDNVEGIISKKFKV, encoded by the exons ATGGAT gataaaaaaaagatcgATGATGAGTTAGAGTCCAGCAAGTATGACATTGATGAAGAAGATCTCCTCGATGATGAAGGCAGATTAAATGAAGAAGAGAGGCAAGCAGAATTAGAAGGATCTGATTTATTTGAAGAAGATGATGGGTTTGTTTTTGGAGAagaagatgaaaaaaaagaaattcaAAAACTTCGAAATCTTGGATTAGATAATGATGAATATGATGAAGATTTTATTGATGATGAAGTAGATTATGAAGATAATTTAAAGGCAAGGAGAGCTGCTGAAAGAAATATACAATTGCAAAGAAAACAAGAAGGAagatatcaaaaaaataaattttggaAAGCTTTAGAAAATCATTTAGGAgatgatgaagaagaagatATTTTCGATAAAGTTGCTGAAAAGGTTGCGAAGCGAAGAGAAAATCTTCATTTATCATCAGATGAAACAGATATACCAGACTTATCAAACTTAGAAAGtgcaaaaatatgtttatcaGTTAATCCAAAAGATGTTATATTTGATGAAAGATATCAGCAAGCTGCAGATACATGCTttcgttattttttacatcgattttcattaaaagaTTCAATGGGCTTAAATGCTGGCCAATCACCACATTTAGAAGATAATGAAActgaaaatatgaatgatTTGAATCAATACTATATTGGAAAAATTGAGAAGATgatattaaatgataagCATACATTAATTGTATCAGCAAAGCATTTAATTCAATTTCATTGTGAAAATTTAGTCCAATGGATCGAATTTAAACCTGAACAAATTTTAGAAGTTTTACATGAATGTTTAATGGTTGAAGCTTATAGAATATCTcctaaattatataaaggaAGGATATGTAAAGTTGTATTAAAGGATTGGCCTTATTCAACACAATTAAGAAATTTAAGATGTACAGAATTAAATACATTAATTAAAGTAACAGGAGTGTGTATTAAAAGAGGGTATGTGTTACCAAAGTTAAGAGTCatgtatttaaaatgtaattCTTGTGATACTACTTTATCAGAAGtacctatatatttttcagaTGGAAAAAAACCTGTATTGCCTCGAAGATGCCCACATTGTCAATCTGCTACATTTTCTGTTGATAGAATTAAAACAGCATATACcgattatcaaaaaattactTTACAAGAATCCCCAAATTCTGTGCCAGCGGGTAGAGCACCTAGGCAAAGAGAAGTTGTCGTTACTGGTGATTTAGTAGATAAAGTTAAACCAGGTGAAGAAGTTGAAGTTTtaggtatatataaaacaaaatatgatattgGATTAAATATCAAATATGGATTTCCAATATTACAAACAGAAATTGAAgctaataatattgaaagAAAAGAAGATATACAATTAAGCGAGTTAACCGACGATGATATTAaagatattattaaattatcaaaagATCCAAACATAAGAGAAAGAATTATTACATCTATTGCACCAGCTATTTGGGGACATAAAGATATTAAAACATCTATTGCATATGCATTATTTGGTGGTGTTCAAAAAGGAGgcgataaaaataatgcaaaaaGTAATGAATCTGGTAATTTTggtatacaaaataaagatatattaaataattttaaaggAGGGCATACTATAAGAGGTGATATTAATGTATTATTGTTAGGAGATCCTGGTTTAGGAAAATCTCAAGtattacaatatatacataaaacaaatttaagaACAATTTATACAACAGGTAAAGGTGCTTCTGCTGTTGGTTTAACTGCAGGTGTAAGAAAAGATCATACAACTAATGAATGGACATTAGAAGGAGGGGCATTAGTTTTAGCAGATGAAggaatatgtattattgacgaatttgataaaatgaCAGATAAAGATAGAGTTAGTATACATGAAGCAATGGAACAACAATCTATTTCTATTTCTAAGGCAGGTATTGTTACAACATTAAGAGCTAGGTGTGCAGTTATTGCAGCTGCAAATCCTATCTATGGTCGATATGATCCTACACTAActtttaaagaaaatgtcGATTTATCTGATCCAATTTTAAGTAGATTTGATTTAATTACTGTTTTAAGAGATATACCTAATGTTGATGAAGATTTTTATTTAGCTGAATATGTTGTTACTAATCATCAACTAAATCATccaaaaattgaaaatactcaaaattatcaaaaaagaatcgaaaatttaaaaaatgtaattgTTTCTTCTTCTGCATACGAACCAATACCACAAgatttattacaaaaatacattatttatgcTAGAACTAATTGTAAACCTAGCTTATCAGATGTCCCATATGCAGAAATTAGTGCAAAGTTATCAAATTTTTACAGTAGAGTAAGACAAAAAGCTAGTGCATCTGGTGGTTACCCATTAACATTAAGGCATATTGAAAGTATTATCAGAATTGCTGAGGCAAATGCTAAAATGAGATTATCTCAACAAATTGTTTCAAAAGATGTAGACTATGCTATTGCAACTTTATTAGAATCATATGTTTCATGCCAAAGATTTGCAGTAGCAAAGCAATTGAGCAAAGAATTTGCTAGATATAGAGCATTGTTTAGAGGTGGTCATGAAGTTTTATGTGAACTCGTTAGAAGAGCTATGCAACAAACTATTCAAAGagaaaatttgaaaaatgcaTCTGCCAGAGATTTCCAAAATGATACAGAATCGGGTACAGAAAATGAAACAGAATTTCTGAACCCTAACAATGTATTTTTACcacttaatatttttatgaaaacaGCTATGCAAAATAAGTTCTCTGAATATCAGATTGTCAATTGGATGAAATCGAAAGTTTTTAACGAGCACTATTCGGTTATAAAAAGAGACAATGTTGAAGGAATAATAAGTAAAAAGTTTAAAGTTTAA